The Triticum dicoccoides isolate Atlit2015 ecotype Zavitan unplaced genomic scaffold, WEW_v2.0 scaffold100139, whole genome shotgun sequence genomic sequence actcactcggatttgcgaagaccaatagtcagcatgacggTTTTATAGTGTGCAGGCATTATGGCATTGATGCTCCACCGTGTAACATAAGGGGTGATGggatggcgcactctatataagccaccccaccactagactaggggctcttttcttccacctctctctcttttcaccattagtctcacgacttagctcaggcatggggatccgttcctctctcacacacacattgtaatctccggatatatactcagataaaacaaagcctctccggagcacgagacgtagggttgttatctccaccgtgagaggcccgaactcgctaaaaccaccgtgtcacccatatgcatctcgatagaacaTGCTCTATTGCCTtataccttattattgtcggaatcgttcccacgacagttggcgcccaccttggggcctggcgtctatcgagccatggTGCAAATAGTTTTTCCATTTATTTTCGGCAACAGCTCAATGATTGGCTTGCTGGAATTCTGGGCATTGCGCCATTAGTACAAACACAAGGATCAGGAAAGTATCTATTTGATCTGGTCTTTCTTTGAATTAATTATCTAACAATGGGTTGATCTTTTTCTCCTGTAGGATCAGACATCACCAAAGCGTGATCAATCATTAAACGAAAAAGGAGCAGAGATAATTCATCCTTATTCAGCGCCGCAAGGCTCCTCCGCCCGTTCGCTTGCCCGACGATGGTTTCCATGCCGTGGAGGCGCCCGCCTCGCCGACAGCGCAAGGCTCCTCTGCCCGGTCGACTGCCCGCCGGCGGCCTCCATGTCGCGGGGCTTCCCCAGCCGATCACCAGCTTGACGGCTGCGTCCGCGCCGTGCAGGCATAGGCTCGACCGACGACGCGAGACTCCTCCCTTTCCGCTCCGCGGCCGCACGAACCTGGCCAGcagcgcggagcttctccgcccggtCAACTGCCCGCCGATGGCCTCCACGCCACAGGGCATCCCGAGCCGATCGCCTGCTTGACGATGGTGTCCgcaccgtggagacgtacgaccgaCCGGGGACGGGAGATTCCTCCCTTGCTGCTCGGCAGAGAGACACAAACCTGCCCGGCAGCGCGGAGCTCCTCCGATCGGGCGCCTGCCCACTGGCGGCCTCCACGACGCGGGGATCCTACGTCGGGGCTGCCTGTGGGAAAAGGAAACACCCATCGCATGCAATGCTTCAATTTCAGCTTAATTAGTACTGACGCCATTTGCATGCAGATTCTGGACTTGGGGCAACGCCTTCAATGCGTTGGACATGGGGACAACTCCTTCAATGTACGAATAGTaaagacgagacttgcctgctcctcgCGTGTGCCTATCCGTGCTCTCgtgtacgtggcttgatttgattggaacaaaataaggcccggcctCACCCTCTTAAAAtcagggggagatgattagattagaaagagaaaagaaaaaaaaaaccacAGGATGAAGTGAAagtacggatgggagcatggggagggagcaggcaagctgGATCCGGAGCGGAGATGCTATAGATAGCGGTGTTTCTAGATTGACAATCGTGTAAGGATTCTAGCACCTCCAATCGTGGGTGGTGTGTCACTAATTGGATTTCCAGCACCACATATGATTGTTTCAAGATGTCAAAGATTTGCTACTACATGAGATGGAATATATAGTAATTTACTCATTAAAAATTTCACCACGCGGTAGGCGTGCATTGAGCTACCAGCAGTAGTTTATTCTTTCAATCGACACTGAGCAATAGGGCTAGTCCAACATCTACTCCTACTTATACCGTTCACAGGCAGGTAATTAACTTTCCGCTAGCAGTAGTAATTTGCAAAGAAAATGGCCTCTACGGAAACCACTGGCAGCAGCAAGAAGCTGCGTGTGCTCCTCATCCCCTTCTTCGCCTCCAGCCACATCGGGCCCTTCACCGAGCTCGCCGTTAGCCTTGCGACGGCCAGACCACAGGCCGTAGAGGCCACCATCGCGGTGACGCCGGCGAACGTGTCGTTCGTCCGGTCGTTGCTCCAGCGGTACGAGAACGGCAGTGGCATACCGGTGAAGGTGGCGACGTACCCGTTCCCGGCCGTGGACGGCCTCCCGAGGGGCGTCGAGAACCTCGGCACGGCCGCGCAGGCCGATGCATGGCGCATCGATGTGGCCGCGTTGAGCGATACGCTGATGCGCCCCGTCCAGGAAACGCTCATCAGGGCGCAGTCGCCGGACGCGCTCATCACCGACGTGCACTTCATGTGGAACGCCGGCGTCTGCGACGGGCTCGGCGTGCCATGCGTCACGTTCAACGTCATCGGCGCCTTCTCGACACTCGCGATGCGCCATCTACTGGGTCGCGTTTCCAGCAGCGAGCCGGAGGTGGTGACTACCATCCCTCGGTTTCCGGACCCCGAGATACGAGTACCCACGGTGGAGCTGCCGGAATACTTGAGGAGCCAACGGAAGGGTGACCAATCCACCTTCGACCGGCTCTATGCGGTGCAAGGTGACTGCTTCGGGCTGGCCGTCAACACATCGCCAGATCTGGAGGAGCATTACTGCGGGATGTACGTGGGCAATGGCTACGCGAAGCGTGCGTACATGCTAGGCCCCGTGTCACTACGACTGCCGTCGTCACCGGAAGCCGACGACTCACGGTACACCGACTGGCTTGACTCGAAGCCAAGCCGGTCGGTGGTGTACGTGTGCTTCGGCAGCCTCGCCCACGTCTCCGACGCTCAGCTGGACGAGCTCGCTCTCGGGCTTGAGGCCTCAGGGATGGCGTTCCTGTGGGTGGTGAGGATGGACAAGTGGTCTCCCCCGGAGCGGTGGCGCGAGCGTGTTGGAGGCAGGGGCATGGTGGTCACCGCCTGGGCTCCGCAAAGGGCTATCCTGGGGCACCGGGCAGTGGGGGCTTTCGTGACGCACTGCGGATGGAACTCCGTCCTGGAGACGGTGGCGGCGGGTGTGCCGGTGCTGACATGGCCCATAGTGTTCGAGCAGTTCATCACCGAGAGGCTGCTGACGGAGG encodes the following:
- the LOC119342662 gene encoding UDP-glycosyltransferase 73B5-like; translation: MASTETTGSSKKLRVLLIPFFASSHIGPFTELAVSLATARPQAVEATIAVTPANVSFVRSLLQRYENGSGIPVKVATYPFPAVDGLPRGVENLGTAAQADAWRIDVAALSDTLMRPVQETLIRAQSPDALITDVHFMWNAGVCDGLGVPCVTFNVIGAFSTLAMRHLLGRVSSSEPEVVTTIPRFPDPEIRVPTVELPEYLRSQRKGDQSTFDRLYAVQGDCFGLAVNTSPDLEEHYCGMYVGNGYAKRAYMLGPVSLRLPSSPEADDSRYTDWLDSKPSRSVVYVCFGSLAHVSDAQLDELALGLEASGMAFLWVVRMDKWSPPERWRERVGGRGMVVTAWAPQRAILGHRAVGAFVTHCGWNSVLETVAAGVPVLTWPIVFEQFITERLLTEVLGIGERL